One stretch of Azotosporobacter soli DNA includes these proteins:
- the ribH gene encoding 6,7-dimethyl-8-ribityllumazine synthase, with translation MRVYEGKLTAQGMKVGIIVARFNEFITSKLLGGAMDALQRHGVEGDDIEVAWVPGAFEIPMVAQAMARSGKYQAVICLGTVIRGGTSHYDYVCAEVSKGVAHVGMETGVPTIFGVLTTENIEQAIERAGTKAGNKGFEAAVAAIEMANLLESIG, from the coding sequence ATGCGAGTATATGAAGGTAAATTAACCGCCCAAGGAATGAAAGTAGGCATTATCGTAGCGAGATTCAATGAATTTATTACCAGTAAGCTGCTGGGCGGCGCTATGGACGCGCTGCAACGCCATGGCGTCGAAGGCGATGATATTGAGGTCGCTTGGGTTCCCGGCGCTTTTGAAATCCCCATGGTAGCCCAGGCGATGGCGCGCAGCGGCAAATACCAGGCGGTCATTTGTTTGGGAACCGTAATTCGCGGCGGTACGAGTCATTATGACTATGTCTGCGCCGAAGTCTCGAAAGGCGTTGCGCATGTCGGCATGGAAACGGGCGTGCCGACGATATTTGGCGTACTGACAACCGAAAACATTGAACAGGCGATTGAGCGCGCCGGAACTAAAGCAGGCAATAAAGGATTCGAAGCCGCCGTGGCTGCGATTGAAATGGCGAATCTCTTAGAGAGCATCGGCTAA